DNA sequence from the Ischnura elegans chromosome 8, ioIscEleg1.1, whole genome shotgun sequence genome:
TAATTAGGAGAGAATGGATATTTAACTGGATTTTCAGACATCAGTTGTAACTTTCAAGAGACCAGTTAAATTTCTGACGTAATCACTTCCTCCATTGCTTTAAGTGGCTATGATAAATTCAGAATCTGAAGCTtcaaaaaaatgttctttaattTTAGCATCCCACTCAAGTATGACAGTTTCAAATTTTCAGAATACACAGATCCAACAACATTTGGCCCCTTGGAGTTAAAAGTCACTTTGGAAGGTTTGAAAAGCTACGTACGTACTTAGAATAAATTCAATTCTTGACGAGTTAACTTTGCAGAAAATCTCATAAAATGAATAATGCAACAACTTAAGAGTATTCTACACTATAAAATTAAATGCACCTTGACCGAATTTGTTTGTAAACAACAATGATTGTTCAGATTTCCAACTTTTGATTCAATTTTATAACACTGTGACAGgggtaaaaaaattagattttaggaaaatttttaaatcattaattttatttaaaaatattggtggCATGTTTTAAATGAGGTAAGCCAGATTAACTATTCACCGCTCTTTTTCTCCCACTCCTTGACTCTCTCCCTCCACTTTCCTGACCATATATACCCTGACAACACGTCAAACCTCACCTCTTCATAATGATGCTAGGTGAGCCGAAACCGATCAAGGTGAATTAATTGCTATAGCATGGAATATACGTCATTGTACAATTCATTTAGCCACACTGAACATTTCAAATGATCAATGTTTGGTACCTTCATGGCTGTCAATCAATTCCAAATATGTTAGTCCAAAATTTCACAGACTTCAACGGTATAACCACCAACCCATCGATCACTTGTAGTAATCTAAAACATAATGATCTATTTTCAACGGTTCTGGCAGAGATCTTATGCCACAGGTGATATTAATGCAAACCAATTATGTGCATTGATCTCTAAGTCAGAACAACTAGCAAAATATACCTCTTCTTACCACAATCATTACCTGCATTTAAAATACTTAACATGTCTCATTCCAACTTCCGTAAAAAAAGATTTCCAACCAACCCCAAAAGTAAACCCTCTCTTGGCATCCATCTACTTAATTAGActttaaaatgaatgcaaattaaaatgaactacgagcaagataaaactcacatcAGTACATGGACTCACAAAttcttagttaaaaaaatatgctgcCCACTAAAATCACAAAACCGCAGTTCTTAAAACTTACACTCTCAAAGTGGAAAATTCTTTTATCGCAGAAATGATCATGATAgagtataaaatattaaactcgGCAAACTAAAAAATTTAGAGGAATAGGCAGGCAAAAGTCAGCTGATTCATAAAATCCCTTACTGATGCTTTAGAATGCAATGAGTACACAACCATGTATTTTTACGCGACTATTTTCATGTTCGATCAACAAAACACGAGCTTTAGTTTGAAATAAAACTAAACCTTAGTACAGTATTAAGTTGGCATCAAGCCAACAACATCTTCACAGCAGCTGCATATGCTGTGTATTTCTCTAAATTACTGCCAAAGAAAGAAAATCTAAGATTTTCGAATCCTATACACTGGTCTGGCAAGTGAAAGAATAGTCCTCCAGAATATACCTTATCACATTCTGGAAATATTCTAGCATACACCCTCTTCGTGCTGCCAGAGCCTAGTCAGTCACTGCATTAGGAGTTGTGGAATCACAGAGAAAAGAACTTGAGGAAGGCATGAGGTGGTATTGGCACATGTAATGAGTCCTTGTCCACATCCTCAAGCTTCTCGAGGAAAGCAGGGTCTTGGTCGATGATGCATGGGTGGCCACTAGATTTCCAAAACAGGCAACGACAGTTTCTACACAACTGTAGCATCTCTGCATATTCTTCTCTGAGCCCCACAGACCTGTGAAATAAAGGAAACCACACTCAATTCCATTCACAATGTAAGCAACAATGAACCACAAGTGGCCAATGCAAGAGCACAAGGATTAGCTGAGAAGCAGGGAACCACTCTCAAGTATTCGTGACACCATCAAACTATCAGAAGAAAGGGTTACGGCAAAAAGAGTTTGAGAAGTAGCCAGCAGGATGAAGAATGGAGTAATACACGACTCTTCATAGAAAGTTGTTGCAGGAAATTTATAAGTTACTTACATGTATaagtctcttcatttttcaaactctatcacaatcaggaatttttaaaaattgtgaacaagcCTTTGCATTACCATTAATTAGATGAGCAAAACAGCACTCAAAGTTAACAATAACATGTATAATTTATCATGACCAAGTTATGTACTTAGGCAATACATTGCAATGCCTCACAATTATGCAATTGTGAGGCATTACAATGAAAAGAAAAGGCAACAAGTTGAGGAAATATATACAAGCAAGGAATTCCCATGCAAAATTGGCCTTACCTTCTAAGTTTATGATACACACGCTGCCAATCTGGTTCTGATGGTCTTCGATTACTCTTGACTATGCTATTGCCCACACGATTATAAAATCGGACAGTCCTCCTCGAAGATGACTCAAGAGCTGCCTTCTCGGCCTCCTCATCCTCAGACTCGATAAGCGCCAACACAGTCTCGATCTGGGCATTGGTAAAATGAAACTGAGCCAGCTCACGCCACAATCGTTGCTCACCATACACTAAGTTCCGAATGACCTCACTGCCTGCATCCGCACTACTTTCAAGGTCTCTGTGATCAGCAAGACGGAGTAATATTTCCCTAACACATTCCTCAGGAAGGTTCTGAAGTTTTGGAAAGACATCGTCCCCGGGCTGTAAGTAAATATGAAGTTACAAATAATTCTTCAATACATTCCATCAGCCTACGTAGACATCAAATGCAGTCACagtcataataacaaataaacagCATAATGAAACacaatatgaaatgaaaactcAATTGGCTGTATAATAACTCCTAATCCTTGTCCCACTCGCaacaatagacctctggacaaaattttaatttgccttcaaatatgttctaaaaaatcaacaAGGATAAATATATgcgtaaaacgtttattatatgtaataattttccatggaatgttttttaatcgcaagaaaaggaagcttttctcatcagcagacactcccacctcaatacgtatttccattggctgacggaaatatgacgtcagctcatgcaaccatgcggcggtACCATGAAATCCATAGGGGTTCGGCGGATTTGCAAGGAGATTTTCAgcacggatcggcacttcgttagcgtttcactttgagaagtgcatataatatcgccgtgacgtgcttttccgaagagtgaaaaagttactagggatattattttgcttctatgggcatcatggatcctggtttcgataagggagacgcgtgaaacttgcctaaaatttcaactgcctcaatgtttacattcataagtagaaatagtaactacataaattctgagacccggggagtgaagatggctgGGTGAGTGCATCGCCAcaattggaaattgattttcttaggatattacccaactagcacagattttgccttatccctaaatacgaggatattatacatatatgccgtgacgaaacctatctgaaagcagagataaagtatgaataatccacgccgttttttgggataaatcggagatgcacttccgcatttttggagatatgcctatccttacgccgtataattgccgctaggtggcagctgtttcgcgtacgatcgctgcgctgccacgcgagattcatgagaactacgtgaaaataatgtaataaccgtaaaaacataaattggctttcgatgaggtaagattcaatgcattacttttcatcattgtattttattatattatggtatcccatatagcatcaaatatgccagagacatctcacgaggcatatatgaccactctgtctatgaggtctgtatgcctatgagatcatatctcgtgagattcctctgagatatttgatgctacatgggatactgcaatacaatactgtataataacgtacacgatgaaatataatgcactgaatcattcaccatcgaaagccaataccgcattagtctccacaatgaggtttttttcactatgttacaCATTCACACAAGTTTAGGAACTTACCAAAAAATCCGTTGgaagaaggtggaaaataaacaaaattattgctctaaaaacgatatatttaatgaatgattcatcttgaaacgatatacaatacactagaacacggagcagtctttataccttcatcggtaaaccataaatcttactgttcaattccttacatcacattatagaggagactggtgaattaccttacgtatggtttctaaaagcacaaattcgaaatccattACCGTTATACCCAAGAATTTGGCAATTACGATCACTAATACctcgcatttgttaacaaatcacagcactgtcgatgattccttcattaatatccacgACAATCCGGGATGTTTTGATGTGTCGCCACAACTGTACGTACCGTCGTAGCCTACATCGAACTCAGGCACACAAAAACGATGCTTAGGTCgcattatcactttaactattattgtatacacaaaataatcaacgatttttactcacaaacaccactatacacaacaccaaaaatgtaaacacgaagccactataatggctttaacggtaatggaggacttcagcgctgctatgcggccaattttggcaatatggtaccatgacatcccctccccaaacgcttgaaatcgtggaaaaaagggatattacacatggaggataagcttatccccacaatatctgatttctccaaggataagttcaaatctgtgctggctgggtagttgatgttaacgtttcgaaatccttttttttcacATAGAGTTGGGCGAGAAGAATACGGCAATGATGCTATAGGTTACGTGCAAGTTAAGcgtgataaaaaatgaatgcatcgtccgTGCTCGGATTCTTAGGTTCGATCGAAGGCCTATGTTGTTGATgcccgtcttttggaggagagcggcgaaagcgaagttgtgactctttcgtgtaaggattgcatagccagtttgggtacgtaagactttaagtggtattgtatcttttttttttatttggcattttaaggtaaacaaatttcCCCGTTAATTATTCTTGTAGAAaaacctgatgaaatttttaagtggtgaaatctccgatttaatagaccCAACAATTTGTAtttcctgaagtgtggaaaatataatatggaacttcttcgaagtagcccacttgctcaaaatttcacttttaagtaacttaatgggataaaaaaattcccctttttctgttgctgttccttaAATTCTTTACCTACaacaaaaatataggagataaaactatccacttattattattacatttgttacctatcaaaGAGCTGTAGGGTTCTATGGtacttattcatttggttttgtaagcatatattcgagttactctaacattgttaactccagtctttccctagtttcaagagagaattacttcagttaatgatattagatttttcgtagtaagtaccaataaatcaagaaactgaaattcgtcggcactttttcatccgaacagttcgtcgttcaccgtcttgggggacagtgtgaaaatacttatttgaggcatttccacaagtattactgcacataggcacaatgcagttcttatagctgcgcttcgacaaatcgacgaaatacgtacgacaacaaAAACGGCGTAATATCCACAATATCACTAATTCCAAACCTCCTCTACAGTAATGCGCACGGacgcgaacaacactattgcatgagctgacgtcattcaagatggcagtggtgcgaattacgttcttcttgcatggcaagtgacagctattttaaatgctcgaaataaaaaaatgcaagattatacggccaaagtgTTACACCACTTAGCTTAATATTTACACAtacttttcagaaaggtctttaccttgataggtgtccagaggtctattaaTCAGTGTTGGTGTACAGATGGGGAGAGTTATATTTTAGCGACAAACCCCAGCCTTTCAACTGGAATTGCCAAGAGGCAAGTAAGACTTTAGCAGCAAGGAAAGTGTTGCATGCACTCCTGGTCAGTTGACCTTAAACATGGACACTGCCATACACGGATGTGTTACCAATCATGTGATATAAATACAatcttagatatattttttgatgatgtACTGAAATAACATTAGGCAGAATATCCTAATACACATGTATTGTATTTGGCAAGGAGAGTAGTCCTAAAACAttagcaccaaatccttcttacattgaacaatattttttaaagaatttcaactgtaaaacataaaaatctaCTTATAATAATCTTTAAATGTCTTCTTAATCGTCACATCGATATCGATGTATCAATCAATATATTCATCGATATGGGTTCATTCCAAGCACGAATGGGTACGGTTGTTGCCGggattgttttgaaaatgtagcaaaatttttatgtcaatcgatatatttattgatatggGTTCATTCCGAGCACGAATGAATACGGCTGTTGCCGCGATTGTAAAGAAAATGTagcccaatttttatgattttttaaaaacaaacacTTGATATACTCAGGGTTATTGTAATTTTCTACAGGTAAtctctgagaaagaagaaatgacctaGCTAAACTTGTACTATTAAAACATACACGACAAATCACTGGAGAATGATGACGTTTTTATGTAATTGTCtctgggaaatctatgaaaacattgtgattttcattcacatgtttTTTTTCGGCAGTTTAGcactaattttcttgattttaaatgtgaaaagtgttcaggaaggcgatcctacaaAAACTTCAGACAACtttaattatgacgacttttccaagGATTGCAATAACCcctatttctattatttacttccctggttagcacgttttcctggatagcgcgttcattttttgtggtcccttcataTACATACTTAAGAAGTTCTACTGTATTTCTAAAAGTTAGGCTTCCGCAGTTAAAATTAATCACGACACTATCTCGGTCTTCGGGGTGAAGCCATGTCAAGTTGTCATTGATCACATACTTGGCTGACATTTTGGTGGCGATGCAGCACTCCATCTTCTGGGCTCATCTCTCCAGTGACAACTCGACAAGGCTTCACCCCAAAGACCAAGATAGtttagtgaataaatatttcaatagacCCAGTGTAATTTACGTGCCTCATTAATCTGAATCCTCGCTGCTATGTTTAGGATTCGGTTAATGGTGGAGAGATGTCTTTCCCAGAGCGTCGTACTGCCCAGGGGTCTCCCCCAGCACGATGAGCAGTCTTCTCTCATGAGACGGAGTTGAGACAGAAGCCCACGAAGCAGGTGGATGTTCTGTTGACTGGAACTCACTGAGCACAAGAAAACATCCATCAGAAGATAAAATGGGGAGAATCCACACACACCATAACTATCTACAACCTTCTATCAATGGTAACCTGCTTATCAAAAATAGGCTAAAAAATGAAGGTTACAAGCAACTATTATTTACCTTAATCATTGTGTAACCTATGCCACTTTAATTTGAGGAGCCATgatattggaaaagaaaattcattgtGTACCCGGCACTTTAAAATATACATGACATGGCATTCAACAAATGGCAGTGGCATAACAGTGTGAAAACCATGGTCAGTACAAAATAATGTATCAGCGTGAAACATAgagagtgaattttcttttccttctttcctGTATCATCTTCTAGTTTGATGCATTTTAAAGGGACTTCAATTTactttttgtttataaaaaatttaacagaCGAAATACCATTCAGCCTTGATCAGGATTCAAAACCTGGACCAATAGACCATGTTTTTAATTCACCTGAGTCACCATCCATCCATCAGTGGCGTAGCTGAGGGTCAGGACCCCCAAaacataaaagcacaattattttacttcataaaagaaaacaaaacattgaaaaaacatgaatttaccaAATCTTTATTTAACATGTGAAGTtcttttgattatgaaaagtattaaagtTAGGTAGTTTagaccctctacttagtaccctgtttttcgaaaattttcccccctgcttttggacACCCCcctccccgaacaaaattcctggctacaccatgGCCATCCATGCAGTTACCATGAACTTATCATGACCTCACTCACTTAGTAAGGTAAGTATGTATGTATGGTATTTACAGGAGTcaaccgacagctaaggtcatttgcaccatgaaggAAGTAGGGAGGGAAGAGTTGAGAGAAATCCAGCATCGACATCACTACTCCTTACAAAAGGCACCATGGagaccactgcttaacgtcccatccaacggatgAAGTAcagcacttgaagtgccctccacaaagcactcaagcggAGATCAGGCAGCCCCGGAAAAAaatctgccactgccaggatttgaacctgga
Encoded proteins:
- the LOC124163328 gene encoding F-box only protein 32, which produces MPFISKDWRSPGEEWVKTEEGWEKKKILMCGRQRTSNMEDSNSRCQALQEFNQEHINELSTITNRWLREEEEEDKENMITDAESFPREYQSCDERQRNNDMSVQPHCHITIKCTREIAGFNGLSDALKRLDFRSAVRDVRRFNYICKLLDLLVSSQKVAALSGCAQKVLFNMLEEVAYQVSSSQQNIHLLRGLLSQLRLMREDCSSCWGRPLGSTTLWERHLSTINRILNIAARIQINEPGDDVFPKLQNLPEECVREILLRLADHRDLESSADAGSEVIRNLVYGEQRLWRELAQFHFTNAQIETVLALIESEDEEAEKAALESSSRRTVRFYNRVGNSIVKSNRRPSEPDWQRVYHKLRRSVGLREEYAEMLQLCRNCRCLFWKSSGHPCIIDQDPAFLEKLEDVDKDSLHVPIPPHAFLKFFSL